Proteins encoded together in one Herpetosiphonaceae bacterium window:
- a CDS encoding peptidoglycan recognition family protein, which produces MTTIDVTTFASPHQPGFGFGTGPRNGPWIDTRRDPDGIIIHTTNGNIGSSFRGEAQFLRDMSLTRPPSDRVSAHYLVGKGGQIARIHEDTRITWHTGVSLREWNNLHTIGIENHFTPGEVWTEPQQKALTFLVRHLMRRWNIGRDRIQTHRFIALPAGRKVDPSSLTNAAFEDWRSSLTPLSDAIPSFRVIIGIDFASVREGPRRSFPEALIPDGNGVLHPVRLAPGTVIGIDEEVQGERISGDDRWLHIVKPDAWGFIHRSLVVPV; this is translated from the coding sequence ATGACCACCATTGATGTCACGACGTTTGCCAGTCCCCATCAGCCGGGCTTTGGGTTTGGCACAGGGCCGCGTAACGGCCCGTGGATCGACACACGACGCGATCCGGACGGCATCATCATTCACACGACGAATGGAAATATTGGCTCATCGTTCAGGGGCGAGGCGCAATTTCTGCGCGATATGAGCCTGACACGGCCACCGAGCGACCGCGTATCGGCGCATTATCTCGTGGGCAAGGGCGGGCAGATCGCCCGCATCCATGAGGATACACGGATCACGTGGCATACCGGCGTGTCGCTGCGGGAGTGGAACAACTTACACACGATCGGGATCGAAAATCATTTCACCCCCGGTGAAGTGTGGACCGAGCCGCAGCAAAAAGCGCTCACCTTTTTGGTCCGCCATCTGATGCGCCGATGGAATATTGGCCGCGACCGCATTCAAACGCACCGCTTTATCGCCCTACCAGCCGGACGCAAGGTTGATCCTTCGAGCTTGACCAACGCCGCGTTTGAGGACTGGCGGAGCAGCCTCACGCCGCTGAGCGATGCCATTCCCTCGTTTCGCGTCATTATCGGGATTGACTTTGCCAGCGTGCGGGAGGGGCCGAGGCGGTCATTCCCCGAAGCGCTCATTCCCGATGGCAATGGCGTGCTGCATCCGGTACGTCTGGCCCCAGGAACGGTCATCGGGATCGATGAGGAAGTACAGGGAGAGCGAATCAGCGGCGACGACAGGTGGTTGCATATTGTTAAGCCTGATGCGTGGGGCTTTATTCATCGCAGCCTGGTCGTGCCGGTGTAG
- a CDS encoding nucleotidyltransferase family protein, which yields MFNQPGLPEMTAQDAIDVLLLFEQHGITVWVDGGWAVDALLGEQTRRHADLDIALSHHDVQKLRALLEARGYRDVPRDDTRECNFVLGDDHGREVDVHTFIFDARGNNIFGCAYPAESLTGTGSIDGYPVRCIAPQWLVSFHTGYPLDADDYHDVRALCARFNLEIPREYEPFMNEDGQ from the coding sequence ATGTTCAACCAACCTGGCCTTCCCGAAATGACGGCACAGGATGCGATCGACGTGCTGCTCCTTTTTGAACAGCATGGGATTACCGTGTGGGTGGATGGCGGCTGGGCTGTTGATGCCCTGCTGGGCGAACAAACCCGTCGCCATGCTGATCTCGACATCGCGCTGAGCCACCACGATGTACAGAAGCTCCGCGCGCTGCTTGAAGCGCGGGGGTATCGCGATGTGCCGCGCGATGACACCAGAGAATGTAATTTTGTGCTCGGCGACGATCACGGTCGGGAGGTCGACGTGCATACGTTCATCTTTGATGCGCGCGGCAACAACATCTTCGGCTGCGCGTATCCCGCCGAGTCGCTCACCGGAACAGGATCGATCGATGGCTATCCGGTGAGATGCATCGCTCCGCAATGGCTCGTCTCGTTTCATACGGGCTATCCGCTGGACGCGGATGATTACCATGATGTGCGCGCGCTCTGCGCGCGCTTCAATCTTGAGATACCGCGCGAGTACGAGCCGTTTATGAACGAAGACGGCCAGTGA